One Nocardiopsis gilva YIM 90087 genomic window, CCGATGAGTGTGCCGCGTTGTCAACGCTCGCCACCGTCCGGGGGCGGGAGAGTGGCGGGAGAACGGCGCGGCATCGGTCGACGGCAAACGGGCCCGCAGGTGAGACGGCCGTCGCCGGGACGGAGACGGACATGGGGGTGGGGGCGGTTCGGGGGCATCCGGCCGTGCGCTATAGTGCCACCCAGGTCATGAGCGCCAGCGTCAAGCCCCGGCTTGCTGGCCGGCAACCCTCCTTCCGCGGTGGGGTGCCCCGGGTGAAGACCAGGTCGAGACACGACCGCATCCCGTAACCGTGTCAGGCAAGCGCGGACCCCACCAGGTTCGTACCACGGCAGCGCTGTAGGACGACGCGCTGTGTGGTGCTCCCGGGGGTCCCTGACGGCCCTTGGAGGAGCCACGATGACCGCTGTCGCCGCAACCCCGTCCACCCGCCCCACGGCCGCCCCCGCCCCGGCCTCTGGTGCGCGCACCACGCCCGCCGCCTCCCGCGCCACCGCGGTCGACACCTCGATCGTGGGCGCCGACGTCCGCATCCCGCTCGTCACCGGCGAACGCGTCACCTACGCGAACTTCGACTACGCCGCCAGTGCCCCGTGCCTGGCGGCGGTGCGCGAGGTGCTGGACGCGTCCCTGCCCTACTACGCCAGCGTGCACCGGGGCGCGGGATTCCACTCCCAGGTCAGCACCAACGCCTACGAGCAGGCGCGCCGCTCGGTGGCCCGGTTCGTCGGCGCGCGCCACAACGACGCCGTGGTGTTCGTCCGCGGCACCACCGACGCGCTGAACCTGCTGGCGCGCTCGGTCCCGAAGGACTGCACCGTCGTCGTCTTCGCCGCCGAGCACCACGCGAGCCTGCTGCCCTGGCAGCACCGGGGGAGCAGGGCGGGCAAGGTCATCCGCCTCCCACTGCCGCAGAGCCCCGACGCGGCGGTCGAGGCGGCACGCGAGGCACTGCGCTCCGCGCCCGAGGGGCCGCGTCTGCTCTGCGTGACCGGTGCCTCCAACGTCACCGGCGAGATCTGGCCGATCGAGCGGCTGACCGCCGTCGCGCACAGTGCCGGGGCGCGCATCGTGGTCGACGCCGCCCAGCTCATCCCGCACCAGTCGTTCGGCCTCTCGGCGACGGGCGCCGACTACGTCGCCTTCTCCGGGCACAAGCTCTACGCCCCGTTCGGCGCGGGTGTTCTGGCGGGGCGCACCGACTGGCTGCAGGCCGCCACCCCCTACCTGGCGGGCGGCGGCGCCACCGGCAATGTCACCGAGGACGATGTGCGGTGGAACGACCTCCCCGCGCGCCACGAGGCGGGCAGCCCCAACGTGCTGGGCGCGGTGACGCTCGCCGCGGCCTGCGACACCCTGACGGAGGCCGGGCAGGACGAGCTGCACGCGCGTGAGCAGGCGCTGCTCGATCGGCTGCGGACCGGCCTGGCGGCGATCCCCGGTGTGCGGGACCTGGCCCTGTGGGACACCGACCACCCGCGCGTCGGCATCGTGTCCTTCGTGATCGACGGGCTGGCCAGCGACCTGGTGGCGGCGGCCCTGTCGGCCGAGTACGGCATCGGTGTGCGGGACGGGCTGTTCTGCGCCCACCTGCTCACCCGGCACCTGCTGCCGGAGGAGCACGAGCAGGCGGTGCGCGCGAGCATCGGCCTGGGCACCACCGAGGAGCACGTCGACCGGCTGATCGGAGCCGTCGCGCGCCTCGCCGCCCACGGTCCGCGCTGGGAGTACCGCGACGACAACGGCCGTATCGCCCCGCTGCCCGACCCGCGCCCGCTGCGGTGAAACCCGCCGAGTGTCCTTGGTCCAGGGCAGAACGAGGACGCCCATGGTGGACTTTCGACGGGTGAATGAGATAGCTCACACGAGGTAACATCGGGCGCTAACGAAAGGGCGACGGAGCCCGGGGGACCCAAGGACACGATCCGCGATCTCCGTTCCGCGCGCCCAGGCACCGGCCGAAGGTTCGGAGAGCGCGATCGTGACTGACGAGCGGCGGGCACTGCACATCGTCGAGGGGCCACCGGAAATCGATGTGCCTCCGCCGCGCGTCATCCACATTGACGAACACCGGCTGCGCCGTGGGGAACGTGGAGGAGCGGAGGCGGCGGAACCCGCGAAACCCGGAGCGCCCGCGGCATCGCCCGTGCCGTCCGAGCCGCCCGAGGTCACCCGGGCCAAACGCGCCTTCCTGCGGCGCGCCGCCGGGTACCTCGCGGTCGACGCCGGAATCCGGCAGTTCGTCGACATCGGCTCCCGGGTCCCCCTCGACGAGGGCATCG contains:
- a CDS encoding aminotransferase class V-fold PLP-dependent enzyme, whose translation is MTAVAATPSTRPTAAPAPASGARTTPAASRATAVDTSIVGADVRIPLVTGERVTYANFDYAASAPCLAAVREVLDASLPYYASVHRGAGFHSQVSTNAYEQARRSVARFVGARHNDAVVFVRGTTDALNLLARSVPKDCTVVVFAAEHHASLLPWQHRGSRAGKVIRLPLPQSPDAAVEAAREALRSAPEGPRLLCVTGASNVTGEIWPIERLTAVAHSAGARIVVDAAQLIPHQSFGLSATGADYVAFSGHKLYAPFGAGVLAGRTDWLQAATPYLAGGGATGNVTEDDVRWNDLPARHEAGSPNVLGAVTLAAACDTLTEAGQDELHAREQALLDRLRTGLAAIPGVRDLALWDTDHPRVGIVSFVIDGLASDLVAAALSAEYGIGVRDGLFCAHLLTRHLLPEEHEQAVRASIGLGTTEEHVDRLIGAVARLAAHGPRWEYRDDNGRIAPLPDPRPLR